The following is a genomic window from Nguyenibacter vanlangensis.
TGCTGCCCGCCGACGGCGGCGCCCTGACCATCGCCGGCAATGAACGGGTGCTGCGCGCCCGCTTCGCCGACGCCCGCCATTTCTGGGACCTCGACCGCGCCCGCCCGCTGGCCGGCCGCGTCGGCGCGCTCGACGGCATCGTCTTCCACGCCGCCCTCGGCAGCCAGGGCGAACGCGTGGCCCGCATCGTCCGCCTCGCCGGCATCCTGGCGCCGCTGGTCGGCGCCGACGCGGCGCAGGCCGAACGCGCCGCCCTGCTGGCCAAGGCCGACCTGACCACCGGCATGGTCGGCGAATTCCCCGAACTCCAGGGGGTGATGGGCGCCTATTACGCCCGCCATGACGGCGAGGACGACGCGGTCGCCGACGCGATCGCCGATCATTACATGCCGCGCGGCCTCAATGACGGCGTGCCGACCGCCCCGGTCTCCATCGCCGTGGCGCTCGCCGACAAGATCGACAGCCTGACCGCCTTCTTCGCCGCCGGCGAGAAGCCGGGCGGCTCGGGCGATCCCTACGCGCTGCGCCGCGCCGCCCTGGGCGTCATCCGCATCATCCGCGACAACGCGCTGCGCCTCGACCTGGTCAGCCTGTTCGTGCAGGCCGCCCGGGCCCTGCCGCCCGCCCTGCGCGACGCGCCGGACCTCGACGCCCTGCCCGGCTTCGTCGCCGAGCGGCTGCGCGTGCAGCTCCGCGCCGAGGGCGCGCGGCACGACATCCTGGCCGCGATCTCCAGCGGCAATGCCGACAGCGACATCACCCGCCTGCTGGCCCGCACCGAGGCCCTGGCCGCCATGCTGGCCACCGATGACGGGCGGAACCTGCTGGCGGCGACCCGGCGCGCGGCGAACATCCTGCGCATCGAGGACCGCAAGGACGGCCCGCACGAGGGCGCGCCCGACCCGGCGCTCTATGCCCAGCCCGAGGAACGCGCCCTGGCCGACATGCTGGGCGACGCCATTCCCACGGTCGAAGCCGCCATCGCCGAGGAACGCTTCACCGACGCCATGCGCGCGGCGGCCCGCCTCCGTCCTGTCCTGGACAGGTTCTTCGACATGGTGACGGTCAATGCCGACCAGGCCGAACTGCGCCTCAACCGGCTGCGCCTGCTGTCCGAACTGCGGCGAATGACGGTGCTGATCGCCGATTTCAGCCAGATCGAAGGCTGAAACCAAGGCCGGAACGGTTCCCCTGCCCTCTGCCGGCGTCCTCCAGAAGGGACGCCAGAAACACCAGCCGGGCCGGCCCGCCGTCACGCACCAGCAGCAGGGCATTCTGCCGGAAGCGGCGGGCCAGCACCCGGGCGCGCGCCAGCGGCATGCGGGCGGCGAACAACGGCTCGCCCCACCGTCCCAAGCGCCCCTCGCCGCGGCGGGCCGGCACCCCCGCCAGATGCGCCGCCAGCCGGGCCATCATGCGCTCGTTCCATCCGTCGGGGCGCCGCCGGCCGCCGGGATTGGCCGCGCTGATGAACACGATATCCCCCCGGATCCCGCTCCGCCTGTCTCCCTGCGCGTCTCCCTGGCCGGCCACCGGCCGGCAGCCGACGCGCAGGACCATGCCCCCCGCGTGATAGGTACTGCGCCGATAGGCGCGCGCCGTCGGCACGTCGACGGGCCGGATGCCGGTCATGCGCCGCTCACCTCTCCTCCGTCTCGGCCTCGCCGAAACGCGAATTGCGGTGCACCCACGCCGACAGCAGCAGGCCGAAGCCGAACATCACCGTCAGCATCGCCGATCCGCCATAGGAAATCAGCGGCAGCGGCACCCCTCCCACCGGGATCGCCCCCATCACCATCGACAGGTTGACCGCGCAATACAGGAAGAAATTGGTGGCGATTCCCAGCCCCAGCAGCCGGCCGAACTGGTTGCGGCTGCGCAGGGCGATCAGCATGCCGCCCAGGATCATCAGCATCAGCAGCCCGATCACCGCGATCCCGCCGACATAGCCCCATTCCTCGGCGATCATGGTGAAGATGAAGTCGGTCTGCTTTTCCGGCAGGAAATTCAACTGCCCCTGCGTGCCGTGCAGATAGCCCTGCCCCCACATCCCGCCCGACCCCAGCGCGATCTTGGACTGGATGATGTTGTACCCGGCACCCAGCGGATCGCTCTCCGGATGCAGGAAGGTGGTGATCCGCGCCTTCTGGTAGTCGTGCAGATGGGCATAGACGATCTTGCCCAGGAACGGCACCGGCGCCAGCAGCAGCGCGATCTGCCAGATCCGCATCCCGGCGGCGAAGAAGATCGCCGCCCCGACCAGGCCGGTGATCACCGCGGTCCCCAGGTTGGGCTCCTTCAGCACCAGCCCGACCGGCAGCAGCACCAGCAGCGCCGGCGGCAGCAGATAGAGCGGATTGGCCATCTTGCGGTAATTGACCCGATGGAACCAGGTGGCCAGCACCAGGACCAGCGCGATCTTCGCCAGTTCCGACGGCTGGATCTGCATGCCGCCGACGATCAGCCAGCGTTCCGCCCCCTTGCCGACATGCCCCATCCGCAGCACCGCCACCAGCAGCAGCATGGACAGGCCGTAAAGCGGCCAGGCCAGGCGCACCAGCACGCGCGGACTGGTCAGCGCCACGCAGACCATCATCACCAGCCCGATGGCGAAGCGGATGCTCTGCGGTCCGGCGAAGGGGCGCGACGACCCGCCGGCCGCCGAATACAGCGCGCCGTACCCCACCCCCGCCAGGACGCAGATCAGCAGCACATACAGCCAGTTGACCTGCCAGAGCTTGGCCAGGATGCGGAAATTGGGCTCGGCGCGCAGCAGGCGCTTCTGAAAATTCATCTCCCCTCCGGCCCGCCTGAGCGCAAACTGCTCTACTCGATCTCGGCCACCACCTGGCCCGGCGGCTCCTTGCGGTTCGCCGGATCGCGCGTCAGGGCGTCGGTCATGATGTCGCGGGCCAGCGGCGCCGCCACGGCGGCGCCGGCATTGCCGTGCTCGACGACCACCGACACCGCATAGCGCGGCGCGTCGAAGGGCGCAAAGCAGATGAACAGCGCATGCGGCCGATATTCCCACGGCAGCGCCGAGGAATCGAAATGACCGCTCTCGCGCATGGCGCGCGACACCCGCCGCACCTGGGCCGACCCGGTCTTGCCGGCCATCTGCACGCCCGGAATGTCCAGCCGGGCCTTGGGCGCCGTGCCGTGGGGCTCGTTCACCACGGCGAACATGCCCTGCCGAAGCTGGTCCAGGAACGGGTCGGGCATCTCCAGCGCCGGCCAGTGCGCC
Proteins encoded in this region:
- the glyS gene encoding glycine--tRNA ligase subunit beta, translated to MPELLLELFSEEIPARMQARAAEDLVRLVSDALAPLNPRAATGFSGPRRIALTLTLDAVVPGTIAVERGPREGAPDKALDGFTRKHGVTRDDLMLQDGFWVLSRTLPPVEAAARIAEALPPLLRRFPWPKSMRWGDGSAFTWVRPLRRILCLLDGQVVGITLAEDGNGNGNGNGNGGDDGHGLRSADLTEGHRFTAPGAFAVTGAADWAQGLRARQVLVDAAERRALIEADTQRLAAEEGLRVVADPGLVDEIAGLTEWPVAFLGRIDESFMDLPPEVMQVSMRVNQRYFALRNDDGSAAPRFAFVANLLPADGGALTIAGNERVLRARFADARHFWDLDRARPLAGRVGALDGIVFHAALGSQGERVARIVRLAGILAPLVGADAAQAERAALLAKADLTTGMVGEFPELQGVMGAYYARHDGEDDAVADAIADHYMPRGLNDGVPTAPVSIAVALADKIDSLTAFFAAGEKPGGSGDPYALRRAALGVIRIIRDNALRLDLVSLFVQAARALPPALRDAPDLDALPGFVAERLRVQLRAEGARHDILAAISSGNADSDITRLLARTEALAAMLATDDGRNLLAATRRAANILRIEDRKDGPHEGAPDPALYAQPEERALADMLGDAIPTVEAAIAEERFTDAMRAAARLRPVLDRFFDMVTVNADQAELRLNRLRLLSELRRMTVLIADFSQIEG
- the rodA gene encoding rod shape-determining protein RodA; this encodes MNFQKRLLRAEPNFRILAKLWQVNWLYVLLICVLAGVGYGALYSAAGGSSRPFAGPQSIRFAIGLVMMVCVALTSPRVLVRLAWPLYGLSMLLLVAVLRMGHVGKGAERWLIVGGMQIQPSELAKIALVLVLATWFHRVNYRKMANPLYLLPPALLVLLPVGLVLKEPNLGTAVITGLVGAAIFFAAGMRIWQIALLLAPVPFLGKIVYAHLHDYQKARITTFLHPESDPLGAGYNIIQSKIALGSGGMWGQGYLHGTQGQLNFLPEKQTDFIFTMIAEEWGYVGGIAVIGLLMLMILGGMLIALRSRNQFGRLLGLGIATNFFLYCAVNLSMVMGAIPVGGVPLPLISYGGSAMLTVMFGFGLLLSAWVHRNSRFGEAETEER
- a CDS encoding DUF3293 domain-containing protein, giving the protein MTGIRPVDVPTARAYRRSTYHAGGMVLRVGCRPVAGQGDAQGDRRSGIRGDIVFISAANPGGRRRPDGWNERMMARLAAHLAGVPARRGEGRLGRWGEPLFAARMPLARARVLARRFRQNALLLVRDGGPARLVFLASLLEDAGRGQGNRSGLGFSLRSG